ATTTCGCCCACTGGCATGGGCCGCCACTTGGGATTCTTTTTCAAGTACAATAATGCTGGATTTTGGGTAGGCCCCTCGCAGTTCTCGGGCCATGGCCAAACCCATAATCCCCGCACCAACGACGACAAAATCAGCCGTAATCGCCGACAACTTACATCACCATCTTTGTCCAAATAGCGGTGCGATCTGACAGCTCAACCGGTGCAAAGCCAAGCTCAGTAAAATAATCAATGAGCCATTTCCACTTTTGATTGCGATTAGTGTCGTCAAAGTGCCACTCCATGACGATAAACTTGGCTGGCTGAATAAATTCCCGACTTGCCGCAAGCACTTCGTACTCAGCCCCTTCAATGTCCATCTTTATGGCATAGTCAAAGTCTGGTGCATATTCCTTGACCAATCCCTCAAGGCTTCTGCCATCAACCTCAATGTAATCGCTACTAACGGATCCCTCGCCCTCCATCAATGAATGGGCGTTATTATTGGTGGACAAAAAAAGTTTGACCTTCTTATCCTTAGCCGTCACCGCAGCTGGCAAGCAAGTCGTCGTATCGCTCAGACCATTGGCCGCCACATTTTCTTTAAGAAGCCTAAAGTTATCTGGATTTGGTTCAAGGGTGACCAGCCGAGCACTGGGAAACAAGGAGCGCGCCCAAACAGTAAACACACCAATGTGTCCCCCTAAATCAAAAATGACTTTGGGAGTGCCAAGATCGGTGGGGATTCCCCGATACTCCCACCCAAGGCCCACCGCTAGAACTTCGTTTAAATCCCGAGTGTTGGGCCTGATTTGGTACTTCTGCCCATTGACAAGCTCAACTGACATATCCGCACGCTGGGGAATGAGTTTGAGCTGATTGGGAAACACCGTCCACCAGGGTTTGACCTGCATACTCCATTTTCCATAGCGTACAATGGATCCCAAAAGTCCCATCACGCACCTACCTTTCGGGCAAAAAGCTCTCGCCAATAGAGAGGACGACTCAAATGCTTGTAACTAAGTGCCACCACGATCGCCAGAATAAAAATGAAATTATGGGTCACTTCCCCATCGGAGAAGTTGTTTTGCGTCATTCCACCCACATGAAGGGATATCTGGGCACCAAGCGCCCCTATTGCCAAAGACCGATCCCAAGCCTCTTCCGGCGGAATTCTCCGCCAAAGCTGATAGGTCAAAAGCAAAAAATAAAGGATAAATCCTAAATAGCACCCAAGCCCCAAAAGCCCAGTACCTGCCAAAAACTGCAAGTAGACATTGTGGGCATGGCCATGAAAGCCTTTTTCAATGCCCATGCGCTGATAGTACTCGCCAATACGCCTTTCGTTTTCCGTATAGCCTATTCCCACTAAAGGATGATCTTTAAAAATCTCCCAATTGGCCTTCCACAGGGTCACCCGATCGCGGTTATAGACGTTATCCGTCGCAAAAATGGAGACCACCCGCGCCCGAATAGGTGGCACAGCAACAACAAGAATTGCTAATACCAGGCCCAGCCCAAGGCTGGCCCTAATGAATATCCGTCGATTGTAAAGGCCAAGCATGACGAGGGAGGCCACAGTCACACTGATCCAAACCCCACGAATGAGGCTCAACACCAAAGCCATAGCCACAACCAGGGCGACACACCTGAGCCACAATCTCGCTCGATCACCCACTCCCCCAACCAGAATGACTCCCAGCAACAGACAGAACCATAGGGCAAACAAGTGAGCAAAGGTCATGGGGTTATTAAAAAACCCGGCAGCCCGAAAGATCTGCACATTTGCCAGCACCAGGCTATGAATCTCACGACCTGGACGAACCAGGTCCACACCGGTAAAGACCTGCACCAGCCCATAGAGGCTCACAATCAATAAAACTGGCGCCACAAGCCCCACAAGCCACTTAGGCCTAAACTCGGGCTCCCAGCGCAGGGCCAAACTGTAGCCATAAAGGAGTAAAACCCAGCGAAAATTACCAATGATGTAAACGAGATCAGCTCCGTGGGACTGTTGAATCGCGGCACCAAGGGCCGCCACTCCCCAGAGCCCCCAAAGCATGTACTCGGGACCAACACACAAGCCCAAAGGGGCCCTCTTTTGCACGCGAATCCACAGGGCCCTGACAAGGCTCCCTAGGGCGAGCAGCCAGCCAAAGAGCTCCATTCCTGCAATCGACACAGGGAGAGAGAAGAGAAGAAATCCGATGAGAAAATGTGGAATATAAAACACAACCCGAGCCACAAACGCACACTGCTCCTTGAATCAGTGCGTAGAGTAAGCCACGAAAACCCCAAGAACAATCTCTACCTTTGACACTGTAGACACTTTTAATTAAGGTTTTTTAAACGATGCATCACCCTTATTAGGTGCATGAAAAAGGGAACAAATTCGGAGTTGGATGATCAGTGAGTCGTGTTTGGTTTGATGTCTCAAGCTTAGTTGGTTGGTCGGGTCCATTGACAGGAATGCAACGGGTCTCTGTGTCCATTATTCATGAATATATGAAGCTTGATCCTGATACCAAATTCGTTAGCTTTGATCCCGACACAAAGACTTTCAAGGAAGCACCTAAAACCGTGGTTACTGATTTGGCTGCCGCCATTAAGGACACGAAACAAGGTGGCCTTCGCCGTAACTGGCAGTTTCATTTTAAAAGCTTTGTCCGCAGTCAAATTCCGGAGAATCTGATCCCTCTTTTGGGCGATGTCAAACGGTCGATCTTGAAGGGAGTGGGGGCCGCAAAAATCCTCCTCTTTAGTAACTACAAGGAGTTTGATTGTCCCTTTGGGCATGGTGATTCTCTCATTGCACTTGATGTGACATGGGGTCGCCACAACTATGTCCCCTATTTACCCTATTTCAAAGAGAAGTTCGGGATTCGTTTTTTTCATTTGGTTCATGACATCATCCCCATAAAATTTCCAAATTTTTATGAGCAACGATTCGGCACGCACTTTCGAGAACACATCCGCCAGGTCCTTATGGAATCGGAAGCTGTGCTCGTTTACTCCGACAATACCAGGGAAGATCTGCGCCAATGGTCCATTACCGAGAATCTCAAAAAACCTACTTTTATGCGCATTCACCTTGGATCAGACTTTGCTTCTCTCAATCAATCGGAAAAGGTTGAGGGCCTTGAGGGAAAGCCTTTTTGTCTCTATGTTTCGACCTTGGAGGTCAGAAAAAATCACCTGCTACTGCTAAAGACATGGAAACGCCTTATTGAACGCCTCGGGGAGCAGACTCCACGCCTTGTGTTTGCCGGAAGGCGAGGGTGGATGATCCAGGAAACTCTGGACTATTTAAAGTCTCACCCTGAACTCAATGATCACTTGGTGTGGTTACAAAACTGCTCGGATAACGAATTGGCCTGGCTTTATCAAAATTGCTTATTCACCCTTTATCCCTCTAGATACGAGGGGTGGGGGCTTCCAGTTATTGAAAGCCTCGCCTACGGGAAACTCTGCCTGGCATCGGGAGCCGCTTCAATCCCTGAGGCAGGGAGTTCCTTTGCCCGGTATTTCGACCCCGAGTCTGTCGACGAATGCGAGAGCCTTTGCCTCAGTTACATCTTAGATCCACAAAAAATCCGAGATGCTGAAAAGTACATCAAAGACCATTACCGACAGACTCGCTGGAGTGAGACCGCTCGCGATTTGGCTAATGAGCTGGCAGATGTTCGGGCGGCCTTGCGCACGTCCTCCACTCTCGTCGAGGCTCGACAACAATCATGAACAAGATTCAAAAATTCTCCACTTCGCGAAGAGGCTATGGGGGCAATGTCTACGAGCGCTATGTGGACCGAGTGCTCTCCAAGCACTTTCGCCATGAGCCCATCGATCTGAGTTTTCACCTTAAGGGCTGGTTTCGCCTTATTGAATTTCCGGTCTACGTCTTGCGGCTTTTGCTGACCTCGCTATTCCCCAATGGGTTTTTGATTCGAAATTTCCAAACAAGTTTTCTGCCTCTCAAAAAAAAACATGGGCTGACTATTGTCTTTCATATTGACGAAACACTGAGCCCGCTAGCCTCAAGAATTTTCCAAAGAGGTGTTGAAAGGCTGTTTTTCCTGTTCGCCCGCAAATCAGATCCCATCGTCGTCATCTCAAAATACTGGAAAAAATATTTTGAGGACCGAGGATTTACAGATGTGCACCTCATCTACTGCCCCTATGAACTTGAATTGTATGAGATCTCTGATGAAGAGATCGAAGATTTCAAAAGGCGCTTTGGTTTGGGCGACAAACCCATGGTTTATATCGGCAACCCACAGCCAAAAAAGGGAACCCATCTCGCCTACGAGGCCCTAAAGAACGAAGGCTATGAGCTCATCACTTCAGGCGAAGGCCCCCTGGATTTGCCAGTTAAAAACCTTAAGCTCGACTTCAAAGATTATATACGGCTTCTTGCCGCCTGTGATGTCGTCGTCACCTTTTCCCAGTTTAAAGAGGGCTGGTGTCGAGTGGCCCATGAATCGGTCCTCGTCGGCACCCCAGTTGTGGGCAGCGGCGAAGGCGGCATGGAAGAAATTCTGACCCATACAGATCAGACCCTCTGCCCCAACCAAGAGATCTTGGCCCAACATGTGCGCCAATGCCTCGACAAGGGGCACGTCCCTCCCGAGGCAATCGAGTGGGCTAGGAGCTTCACTATGGAGTCTTTTGAGCGCGATTGGACCCGGCTGCTCCTGAAGATGGCCCCTGACACGGGCAAATCCACATCTGATGCGGCAAGCCAAGTGAGCCTTCAGTCACTTGAGCATTGATGGTTTCCTCGCCCTTATCTATATTGTGGCCTCAATTGAGGAGATTTCATGATTCCAGTGATTATTTCTGGGGGAAGCGGCACTCGCCTGTGGCCGATTTCGCGTAAAAGTTTCCCCAAACAGTTCGTTCAGATTTTTGAAAGAAGTCTATTTGAAGAAACGATTGATCGTCTAATGCCTTTGGGTGCTCCCTGGGTGGTGACAACCAAAGATATGAAGGTTCTTACAGAAAAGACCATGAAGGACCGAAAGGTGCCGACATCTCACCTGGTCCTGGAACCTATGGGCCGCAACACGGCCCCCGCCGTAGCACTGATCTGCCGGATTTTTGAAATCAAAGGTTGGCAAGATCAAGTGATGGGGATTTTCCCTGCTGATCATCTCATTGAAGACGAAGCTGAGTTCACCCGAGCCCTCAATACTGCGGAGCAGGCAGCCTTAAAGGGTTATGTCACCACGATCGGCATTAAGCCCACCTATCCTGCAACCGGATACGGGTACATTGAAATGGACCCTAACACTCCTGTCATTGAAAGTGGCAGCCTCAAGGCCTATGCCGCCAAAGGCTTCAAGGAGAAGCCCGATCTCAAAACTGCGAAGGATTATTGCCAGTCAAATGCCTACTCCTGGAACGCCGGGATGTTCATTTTTCAAACCAAAGTTATGATCAAGGCATTTCAGACGCATCTTCCAGATGTTTGGGAGACGATTTCGGAGCTCAAGGCTGATCTTTCCAATTTGGAAGACGTCTACGGATCTCTACCTTCGGTTTCCATTGATTATGGGATTATGGAGAAGCTCGACAGGCAAGCCTGCGTTCCCTGTTCCATTGGCTGGAATGATCTTGGGTCCTGGGATGCCATCGCCGATGTTGCCGGTAGCCAAATCGAAATCCAGAGAGAAAAGCTAGCCTTTGCCGATTGTGATGAATCCTCAAATTTTGTTTTT
This is a stretch of genomic DNA from Pseudobdellovibrionaceae bacterium. It encodes these proteins:
- a CDS encoding FkbM family methyltransferase, which translates into the protein MGLLGSIVRYGKWSMQVKPWWTVFPNQLKLIPQRADMSVELVNGQKYQIRPNTRDLNEVLAVGLGWEYRGIPTDLGTPKVIFDLGGHIGVFTVWARSLFPSARLVTLEPNPDNFRLLKENVAANGLSDTTTCLPAAVTAKDKKVKLFLSTNNNAHSLMEGEGSVSSDYIEVDGRSLEGLVKEYAPDFDYAIKMDIEGAEYEVLAASREFIQPAKFIVMEWHFDDTNRNQKWKWLIDYFTELGFAPVELSDRTAIWTKMVM
- a CDS encoding mannose-1-phosphate guanylyltransferase/mannose-6-phosphate isomerase codes for the protein MIPVIISGGSGTRLWPISRKSFPKQFVQIFERSLFEETIDRLMPLGAPWVVTTKDMKVLTEKTMKDRKVPTSHLVLEPMGRNTAPAVALICRIFEIKGWQDQVMGIFPADHLIEDEAEFTRALNTAEQAALKGYVTTIGIKPTYPATGYGYIEMDPNTPVIESGSLKAYAAKGFKEKPDLKTAKDYCQSNAYSWNAGMFIFQTKVMIKAFQTHLPDVWETISELKADLSNLEDVYGSLPSVSIDYGIMEKLDRQACVPCSIGWNDLGSWDAIADVAGSQIEIQREKLAFADCDESSNFVFPANRDKVYGVIGLNDLLVVDSPDALLIAKKGYSEKAREIVSKLHEAKQPAAEEHLFEVRPWGKYEILRDTDQFKSKVITVDPHSQLSYQSHTKREEFWVVVSGMGEVILNDETIPVQRGKVVHIPLGAKHRMRNTGATPLDFVEVQVGSYFGEDDIVRYEDDYQRC
- a CDS encoding O-antigen ligase family protein; this encodes MARVVFYIPHFLIGFLLFSLPVSIAGMELFGWLLALGSLVRALWIRVQKRAPLGLCVGPEYMLWGLWGVAALGAAIQQSHGADLVYIIGNFRWVLLLYGYSLALRWEPEFRPKWLVGLVAPVLLIVSLYGLVQVFTGVDLVRPGREIHSLVLANVQIFRAAGFFNNPMTFAHLFALWFCLLLGVILVGGVGDRARLWLRCVALVVAMALVLSLIRGVWISVTVASLVMLGLYNRRIFIRASLGLGLVLAILVVAVPPIRARVVSIFATDNVYNRDRVTLWKANWEIFKDHPLVGIGYTENERRIGEYYQRMGIEKGFHGHAHNVYLQFLAGTGLLGLGCYLGFILYFLLLTYQLWRRIPPEEAWDRSLAIGALGAQISLHVGGMTQNNFSDGEVTHNFIFILAIVVALSYKHLSRPLYWRELFARKVGA
- a CDS encoding glycosyltransferase family 4 protein: MSRVWFDVSSLVGWSGPLTGMQRVSVSIIHEYMKLDPDTKFVSFDPDTKTFKEAPKTVVTDLAAAIKDTKQGGLRRNWQFHFKSFVRSQIPENLIPLLGDVKRSILKGVGAAKILLFSNYKEFDCPFGHGDSLIALDVTWGRHNYVPYLPYFKEKFGIRFFHLVHDIIPIKFPNFYEQRFGTHFREHIRQVLMESEAVLVYSDNTREDLRQWSITENLKKPTFMRIHLGSDFASLNQSEKVEGLEGKPFCLYVSTLEVRKNHLLLLKTWKRLIERLGEQTPRLVFAGRRGWMIQETLDYLKSHPELNDHLVWLQNCSDNELAWLYQNCLFTLYPSRYEGWGLPVIESLAYGKLCLASGAASIPEAGSSFARYFDPESVDECESLCLSYILDPQKIRDAEKYIKDHYRQTRWSETARDLANELADVRAALRTSSTLVEARQQS
- a CDS encoding glycosyltransferase — translated: MNKIQKFSTSRRGYGGNVYERYVDRVLSKHFRHEPIDLSFHLKGWFRLIEFPVYVLRLLLTSLFPNGFLIRNFQTSFLPLKKKHGLTIVFHIDETLSPLASRIFQRGVERLFFLFARKSDPIVVISKYWKKYFEDRGFTDVHLIYCPYELELYEISDEEIEDFKRRFGLGDKPMVYIGNPQPKKGTHLAYEALKNEGYELITSGEGPLDLPVKNLKLDFKDYIRLLAACDVVVTFSQFKEGWCRVAHESVLVGTPVVGSGEGGMEEILTHTDQTLCPNQEILAQHVRQCLDKGHVPPEAIEWARSFTMESFERDWTRLLLKMAPDTGKSTSDAASQVSLQSLEH